Below is a window of Malania oleifera isolate guangnan ecotype guangnan chromosome 1, ASM2987363v1, whole genome shotgun sequence DNA.
gGAAATTGAGATGCAGAGAAATAAATTGtacattgaaaaatgaaaaaaaaaaaaaaaacataaaagggTTCATGCAAAGGAGAAGGAGTACATCGGTGTTGTAGAAGAAGAAGGTTAGCACATCACTGCTCTTGCCATTATCGCTGCCAGTGGCAACGACTACGGCAACGACAACAGTTGTTGCTACATCTATTTCATTTGTGGGCTCACATTACCTACCAACAACACGTCCCTTTTTTATCTCACAGATTAGTccgatttttcaaaaaaaaaacaaatgagaagagcagagagagagattttctagaacagaagaaagaaaggaataaattaaaaaaaaaaaaaaaatcagaagagATCAATCACAAAGTCACTATTGCATCTCGATATCACACCTCTTCGTCACTACTATTGCTCCATTGCTGCAGCACACCATCATATGCAAGTGGTGATCCCtgccctttttctctctctctctctctctctctctcttctgccGAATCGATCAGTAAGCCAACATCaactttgattttttttcccatccattatttatttatttatttatgtcaccacctttatttattattatatcacTATCAACCCATCATCATCATAATCTTTTATATATACCAGCTGCCCTTGATCATTCTCGCTCTCTTTCTCTTGCAAGCTtgccaaaatcatttttcatttcccacccatttatttattattccaatcatcatatatatatatatatatatgtgtgtgtgtgcgcgcgcgcgcatgCATGCATTTTATATGTCTGTCCATATATGTATCATAATGTGGGgtgtttaaataatatatatatatatatatatatatatatgtgtgtgtgtgtgtgtgtgtgtgcgcgcgcgcgcgcgtgtggatatatatacatgtgtatgTTGGCATGTGTTTATGATATATTTGgtgtgaaatatatatatatatatatatatatatatatatatatatagcaatatGTGTGTGCGTATATGTAATtctttattttatgaaaaaataaaaaaatgtttgagttattttgactcagataacaaaaaataaaaaataaataaaatgaaagaaaaaggtttttttaaatttcagaaaattttagaaaaatgttgaaagttttcataaaatttctacaaaattttgaaaaaaaaaaattgggaatgTTTTTAAAGACACTTTTGCTTAAATTTTGACGATTTTACTTGATTTTAGCGTATGCGCATCCCAATGATTTTAAAAAGAGTAAAGTGATATTTCAAACCTCAGTTGTAGTAGCTCtgaggggggtttatctaacaaaatcccctcatttggaggtcttattagacattcctattcgcactttgatttttattttcctttttttaaatttatttatttttttatttgtgtgTTTATTTATTCGATTATGTATTTCAAAGGGGTTAATTAGAGGCCATTTGctttaatttagggataattcatgacTAATTAGGAACAGTTCATAGAAcaagtgtgtagggggtgctgataccttTCCCTCGCATAACTGTACTCCTGATCCCAACTATGGTAAAGAAGATTGACACTACTGGTTCCTTGACCCAAGATTAATCTAACCACACTAATGTAAATAAtagattagtggcgactccatcaaatttataatattatgattcTTCGCTATTCTAGGCTCTTCTCCAGGACGTTGCAATAGCTTGGTGAGTCTGCTAGGGACTTAGAGAAtcaagccattaattagttaTGAATTATCCCAAGTATGAATCTAATGGTCTTTTGACTACTCCAGGATACTTTATTTGTAAATATTGATGGTTGTTGCATACTTGTGGAAATCTCATCTATATATTTAACTCTTGTATATTTGGAATGAATGGATGACCATATGCATGGTTTGATGATATGTGGGGGTTAAAGGGGATAGGCTTTAAAAATCTATGTGAGCACACACATTTTCACGAGCCTCATACTCGAGCTTTTCCTTTTAGGAATAAACAGGAGTGTAGTACCGTTAACTCTCATTTGAGATCATGGCTACTGCCAAAAGGATGAcagaccatttttctgctacgAAAAAGAAAATCAACTAAAAATTCCTTGTTAGCCTTTTTGAGCTTAAAAAATCTATTTTCTGAATAACCCGTCAAAAGATCACATTGGGGTAATTTCAAGAAGATTAATGTAAAGTCCCCCAAGTGAATTTCAGATAAAAAGGGGAAACTAAAAtcccttcataaaaggaaaagaagaaaatatagtaaaaaagggggggggggggagaaagcATGCCTCATAAGTGACCTTGATCAATATTATCTTTGATAAACATgataattttgagccttattaaatcattttcttctttagcCAATACCCTTAACCTACATTATGGTCAAAAAAGAAAGTTTTGACCTGATTGGTATGTGCCAGTACTTCAAATGAATTGTCAAGACCATTAAGAGTTTGAACTACGTCATGACCTGACCCTAATAAGATACGTAGGCAGCTTGTCCAAagaacaagtttggtcaaccTTTGTCACCACTAGGAGCATGAATGCCATTTTTTAGGAAGggttttttagccttagtttcccCGTTCTATTGGAAACCTGTATCCCTAGACTATGTTTTGTCTCGTATATTAAAGTTCACCCTAAGATTGGAATACTGAAGAAAATACCTAGTAGGACACTAATTATAATTCAAGATAGAAAGTTTGAAATGAGTTATGGAATACAAATCAAGAAGGTATCATTGGAGGTAGGCATCATATTTACAGGGAAAATATACAGAAGGGGATGCAGTGGATGAATTGTGCTTGTTGCTAAAGAAGGCTTGtcagaaaataaaaatcagaGATGTTTGCCCGTTGATGTAATTCTCAAAGTTAACAACAAACTTACACCAATGTCAAAGTACTAGTAAAGTTATTTCCTATTAAATATGCACAGAAATCAGGTAAAAGTAAACAACTTTGAGGATTTCATTTGAACCTTTAATGAGAGTGTattatatttattcatttaaatttcaaaatgattttaaacatAAAGAGTACAGTCCCTAAGGAGTCCTTGCTGAGAATTAAGTGAAACATTTCAACAATCTCAAGATGAATAGGCCTAGTCATAAGTAGCATGGGGTAGATGACATGTCAAGTTATGAGTAAAACTTTGGGGCATTCATATTAGATAATGTGATTGGTATTTTCTACTCAAGATTATTGGGGCATTATTGATAAAGCATGAGTTTTTtcccaaattgaaatttgaaaaagttGATGAGTGAAACAGAGATATGCTTGGGCTGAATTTCAGAGTCTTGCTTGTTGATTTGAATAGGGAGCTTCATGCATCTACATACATTACATGCATTGCATCAAATGTGATAGGAAGTCATTCACTTGTATTTTGTAAAAATCATAGCATGAGGAGGGTCAAGATGTGTCCTCGTATCATGCATCATCATGTTCATATAATAGAAGCTTTCTTGTGTAAAAATTGTAAATAATGTTCATTCCGATTCACACCCATCCAAAATACATTGTCTTCCATAAATTGGAATGATTCACATTCTACTTGGGATATGGGGCATCCCGGATCCAAGTAGTTACTTCCAAGTTATTCTGTCTACTTTGGATATCTGGGGCATTAGTTTCCAAATCCAAGTAGTCCCATTCAAGTTGTTCTGGTCATCTCAGATGTTTGCGGCAATTATAATTCCCAAAGTCTTAAAACCACATCATGAGTAATTGTCTTAAAAAGGgatattttctataaaaaaaaaaaaaattgaaattttggttTCTTGGTACTAGGGAAACCATAGAACATGCTTTGAATTTCAGAAATCCAAAAAagaataattctaaaaatatttccaaaagtCGCATCTCGCACAATTTTAGAAAaccttttgaaaataaaaatatttctagaaaaataatgatttttggttttttgaaatgaaaaaccaTAAAACTACGGTATTCCAACATttcaataaattcaattaaacCTTCTAGAGAATGTATAATCAATGGATCATATAAAAAATTAGGAGAAAGTATAGAAATATGGTCAAAATAAGCCTTTAAATTGGCCAATTGATTGCCTGTGGAAGTCTAGTTAGTCAATTGTGCTCTCAATGTTGGTCAACCATCTTCATGCATTCTTTAAGATTTTGCAAGTTTCATGCATTGTTTTTAGAACTAGACTGGATAGTGAACCGACATCCTAACTTGTTCCTAGGTGGGTTGGTCCAAAACAGATCGAACTGGTTTGAGTCAATTAGCTGATGTCataagttaaaaaaaataaaaattgaaacaaTAATTTTTATTAGATTTCTAAaaccatgaaatttattttttcctaaCCTCAAAATATGCATCATTTATTGAAATAAAAtgaaccaaagaaaaaaaaagaagcaataaTTAAAAAGCAACTCAAAATCTTATTATTTGATGTTTTATGTCAATAGCAATGGGCAAGGGGACCTTGGCAATGGGCGGGCTTGCCTTTGCTTTGGGCAAGTCGATGAGACTGTGGTCATCCCTTCCCCACGTAAAAATCTCAACATACAGTAAGCCCAATCATGTTTTATATAATTTCATTAAACTGGGTTTGACCTAGTTCTTTCAGGTCATTTGGTTCACCAGTTTTTCTCAATTTTGGCGGAGTTTAATGTACCTAACAAATATCTTCAACCTGGATTGGGAAAGGATATTGATTTCTGGTTCAATCGATTGAACCAACCAATCCAGTTTGATTTTTGTGGTGTCATGCttgtttttgtaaaatcaatatACTAACCTACTCTACAATAAACCTAAGATGACATGTTAACACTAGAAACCAACATGCATACATGAATAATATGTAATACAGTCATGTAAACTAATTTGCAAttgactttctttttttttttaaaaaaagaacaaTGTCAAAGTTAATTTTAAGATGAAAATgtcatcttattttttaaaaaaattatataaaaaaagtagaaaaaaatttttttaattaatttttcaaattagtAATTGAGAATACTTTCTCTATATTGAACAATTAAAACTTCAAATTACCCCTAGGGTGTAGCTCAGTTGGCAAGAGGAATGTTGAGAGTACCTCTCATGAGGTCAGCCTTTGCGCCTCCCGGATTCGATTCCTGCGGCTGGTTCCTGAATTTGCCTCCTCATGGTGTGTGGATAGCATcacagggcgtgggattagtcgtGGACTGGGAAACGGACGCGGACACCCGGCGTtattcaaaagaaagaaaaaaaaattaaaacttcaaATCGAAGAAAAGCTATTTCCCACACGTACCGGCGACGCTGATATTCTTCTCCAGCCACGTAGCCTCCCCAGTGGGTGCCGCGTCCAAAAAAGCCGTCTCTAGATCTCCCTTCCTTTACGAATGACTTCGCCCCTGCTCAAACCCCTTAATAAATACCGAGCTACTCTCCCTCTGCACTTCCCCCCATCACTTGCATCCTTTCAATCAAAAGCAATCACCGATTCTCGCCGGAGAAACGGACGGGTACCCAGTTCCAGATATCTGAGGTTCTGTCCTTTGATCTCGAGATTTCTGTTTTTTCTCGGTTCTTtggttttaatttttgattttttcataGATTGTTTGATGGTTGTGTTTATTATAAATTGTTTCTGGTTTGTGACGATCTgtggatatattttttttttctcaattttgttGATGGAAATCGTAGTTGGGGAAGCGCTCAATTTTGATTTCCGTTTTAGTTGATGGGGTTAGATAGCTGATAAAATGTCTTGTGAGAATAGGGTTTGGGTGAGATCTGTTTCTTAATCTCGTTTTGTTAATTTTGCAATTGTCGACATCGATTGAGAGCATCATATCACTTACCAGTTCAGTTTTAGCTTTTCATAGGGTTTATCTGTTCCAGAAGTTTCATTTAATCCATTCATTTCTTTACTGTTTTTTCCCCCTACCTTCACTGTGTCTTGAGCTGCTTCCGTTATATTCTTCTGGATTTTTTCTTTTCATCCTTTCGTGGGTTGTGCTAGTATCTGTTGATGGTGCTTTGCTATAGGGATTCAGTGATTAGAAAATTTAGGTTGTGTTTCATAGCAtgattttggatttgaatttgtgcgAATTTGGATCAAatttgtataattttatattgcatTTTATCCAAATTAATACAAATTCTCTGAAGTCCATGTTTCCAAATATGTGGTAGTGTTTCTTCTTGCGAGGTAATACTGGTGAATGGTTTGGTTCTTTTGGAACTTCTCATTTGAGAGGCAAGAGGCTCTTAGGGTTTTGTAAGGCAAAAAAGTGAAATGAGCTCTTATTAATACTGCCTTAGAATATTTTTTGCCCCGACAAGCCAGCCTATTGGCTGTGGGCCTTGGCCCTGTCACTAAAGTCAGATTATGGAGTTTGTGCTAAACAAGATGAAGTCAAAACAGTCCCTACTTTTAAGCCTACTATAGTTTATCAGGCCTATCGATCTTAGTAAATGAGCCCATAAATGAACCTAATCCAAGCCTATGAAGTGCGCCCAAGCTGAGCACATAATCAAGCTGCTCACAAGCCAAAACTAGTTGAGGCCGTTCATGGTCAGATTTGGGTCTTTTATTAAATGAGCTTCTCAGGAATCACTCAATTTATGTAATGAACAAGTTGGACAACCTCTTACTGAGTGGCTTGGCTCATTTGCGGTCTAAATGCAAGTCATCTAAATGTGCAATCTGAGCACTACTCTAACTTATTAATGACTTCCATATTTCTTCATTAatctatttaaaaattttttattacTGTATTTGAATATAACAATAACATTTCTTTATTTGTTGTGAACTGATTCCTTCTTTATTAGTAGTTCAAAGATTTATGTGGGATTGATAGCTAAATATGATGCTGCATTTGCTTCAGGAAGTTGAGTGTGAGCACATAAGCATTTACATTACCACGTTTCAACAAATATCAAGAGATGGTAGACAATTCTGAAATTGTGCAAAAGGGAAGTGGAAAGGTGGAAAAGGAAGAACTACATGTCAAACTTAAGAGCAAGGATGAAGAACATAATGAAGTGAAAGGGAAGACTGAGGTGGAACTTGAATTGAAAACCAAATCTGCTGAGAAAGAAGAGGTGAAAAAAAAGGAGGATAAGAAAGAGAAACATAAAGGGAAAGATGAGGGTAAATTGACGGACAAGGAAAAAGAGTCCAATAAGAAAAAAGAGGGAAAGAAGaaggatgaagatgaagatgaaggaCAGAAGAAAGAGAAAGTTGAgggtaaaaagaagaaaaaagagagtGAGGATGATATAAATGAAGAGCCCAAGGAGGAAGATGAAGCTAGAAAAACCAAGGAAAAAGACGCAAAGAAGAAAgacaaaaaggagaaaaaagacAAGGAGAAGAGAAAGGACAAAGATGGAGACTCAAAGATACAAGAGGATGAAGAGAAacacaaagagaaagtgaaggaGGACAATGAagcaaaggaagagaaggagaagaagaagcaTGAGGATGGGAAATGCAAGGAGAAGGATGATGTGAAGAAGGAGGACAAAAAAGAGGAGAAAGAAAAGGTCAAGGATAAAGAAGACAAAATAATAGGAAAATccaaggaagaagaagagaaagacaAGGccaaagagaaagaagaagaagtagaaggcaaaaaagaaaagaagaagaagaaagataaggagaagagagagaagaaggtCAAGGATAAGGAGGAGGAGAAAGTAGGAgttaaggaagaagaaaagagagacaaggacaaagaaaaagaagttgaagatgatgaaaaggatgataagaagaagaagaagaaagataaggagaagaaagagaagaagaagcaCAAGGATGAAGTGGATGAGGGTAACACTCAGGTTACCTCAAGAGAGATTGTAGTAGAGGAGGATGTGAAAGAAGTAGGCAAGAAAGGTGGGGAGAAGAAGCAGGAAGAGAAGGGTGaggaaggaaagaagaagaaaggaaaagagaaggagaaaggtgagaagaaaagaaaacttgATGGGAAGGACAAGGGAAAGGATGTTGGCAAGCTGAAGCAGAAGTTAGAGAAGATAAATGGTAAAATAGAAGCTCTTGTGGAGGAGAAGGCAGATATAATGAGACAAATAAAAGAAGCTGAGGCTGAGAGTCCAGCCCTTGCTGAAAAGCCCAAAGATTCAGCTGTGGCCACAGCCGATGCAGCAGCATAGCACTGTGCTGAAGATGCAGATGCTACCTGTTCAACCTCTACCGGTGCtgttaataatttaatatatgaGCGTGGTTGTGAATAAAATGTGTTTTCTGCTTTCTGACTTCCAAAAAATGTTACATTATTGTTCCTATGTTGTACAAATTTTGTGCTCTGGTTGCCCAAACAATAGGCAGGAAAAACTCATCTTATGCGGCTGTACTATGTTCTGGTGTATGGAAGTGTTCACTTTTGTGATTCTATTTATGAGTTGGGCTCTGGAGCACCACAGGCTTAGGAGAACTTACAAGATAGATTCTCGTTATGGCGCATATAACTTTTGAAATATGGAGCCTGGGATGGGATGCAATTCTTGATTTGTTGTGCTAATGATGCTTTCAATAATTTCTGCAAAACCAGTAAATTAATCTGAACACTGATCTACTCTTAGAAGCTATGATATGGAATGCTTTGGTATGTTGTTCAGTGAGGTAAATCTTTGTGGTGACAACTCATGATTTATCCTATGAAATGGTATTAGCTTATTGGTAGCAACCTAAATTGGGGTTGTTGAACATGTTGAATTGGAACCTATGCAAGAACCTGATGATGAAAAGGAACCTAAAATACATTTTGATTATCCAACGGGTCATAAAAAATTTATGGGATAAAAAATTTAGGCAAGAGACTTTTACCTTTCTTCAGATTTGACAGgaacttttcttcatttttaaaaattttatgtattttctttgaaatttgattttttggcGCTTATATCCCTTGAAAAGATTTGTCTTTTTATAGAATAGAAAGAGAAATTTGTGTTCTTTTGATAAACCTTAAAGAAGTTGGGTGGAATTCTTGGAATTTCGGGAGAGGGGTTTGTAAAATCTTTGAAACTTCAAGAATCTATATTCTTGTGCCAAATCTCGGGTGATTATTGTCTTTTGTCCAAAAAGTTTAGAATAAATGTGACATTTAATGAGATTTTGAGATCACAAAACACACATAATATGTCTCAGAGATCTCTAAGGAAAATAATGTCCCATGGTCAGTAGTAAAGTGAATACATATTTGTTCATATGAAAGTCTTTCACACCTCCTAATTAATGGACTTAATTAAGAAGATTATTTGCGCTGTGCTATGGCACTTTGGGTGcttgttataaaaaaaattagaatttgtTAGAGAAGTTGAAATGAAATGGGTTGTCTATCTTATTTTATGTTGagtttttattattagtttctgggttgcttatattataattataagtTATTTAGAATTTGAATATGGTAATAATAGAATTTATTTCTAAACATTAATTTAAACAGATCTATACAAGAAAAGATGTTTGGTTTCTATATAAACTTCTATTGGCAAAATCAAATACGCTTCTTTTTCCCCATT
It encodes the following:
- the LOC131151927 gene encoding uncharacterized protein LOC131151927: MVDNSEIVQKGSGKVEKEELHVKLKSKDEEHNEVKGKTEVELELKTKSAEKEEVKKKEDKKEKHKGKDEGKLTDKEKESNKKKEGKKKDEDEDEGQKKEKVEGKKKKKESEDDINEEPKEEDEARKTKEKDAKKKDKKEKKDKEKRKDKDGDSKIQEDEEKHKEKVKEDNEAKEEKEKKKHEDGKCKEKDDVKKEDKKEEKEKVKDKEDKIIGKSKEEEEKDKAKEKEEEVEGKKEKKKKKDKEKREKKVKDKEEEKVGVKEEEKRDKDKEKEVEDDEKDDKKKKKKDKEKKEKKKHKDEVDEGNTQVTSREIVVEEDVKEVGKKGGEKKQEEKGEEGKKKKGKEKEKGEKKRKLDGKDKGKDVGKLKQKLEKINGKIEALVEEKADIMRQIKEAEAESPALAEKPKDSAVATADAAA